The Camelus dromedarius isolate mCamDro1 chromosome 25, mCamDro1.pat, whole genome shotgun sequence genome has a segment encoding these proteins:
- the KCNA6 gene encoding potassium voltage-gated channel subfamily A member 6, translated as MRSEKSLTLAAPGEVRGPEGEQQDAGDFPEAGGGGGGGGGGCCSSERLVINISGLRFETQLRTLSLFPDTLLGDPGRRVRFFDPLRNEYFFDRNRPSFDAILYYYQSGGRLRRPVNVPLDIFLEEIRFYQLGDEALAAFREDEGCLPEGGVDEKPLPSQPFQRQVWLLFEYPESSGPARGIAIVSVLVILISIVIFCLETLPQFRADGRGGSNGGDVGRVSPASRGSQEEEEEDDDSYVFHPGITPGGMVAGGSSSLSTLGGSFFTDPFFLVETLCIVWFTFELLVRFSACPSKPAFFRNIMNIIDLVAIFPYFITLGTELVQQQEQQSASGGGGQNGQQAMSLAILRVIRLVRVFRIFKLSRHSKGLQILGKTLQASMRELGLLIFFLFIGVILFSSAVYFAEADDDDSLFPSIPDAFWWAVVTMTTVGYGDMYPMTVGGKIVGSLCAIAGVLTIALPVPVIVSNFNYFYHRETEQEEQGQYTHVTCGQPTPDLKAADNGLGKPEFSEATRERRPSYLPTPHRGYAEKRMLTEV; from the coding sequence ATGCGATCAGAGAAATCCCTTACGCTGGCGGCGCCGGGGGAGGTCCGGGGACCGGAGGGGGAGCAACAGGATGCGGGAGACTTCCCGgaggccggcggcggcggcggcggcggcggcggcggctgctgtaGTAGCGAGCGGCTGGTGATCAACATCTCCGGGCTGCGCTTCGAGACGCAGCTGCGCACCCTGTCCCTCTTCCCCGACACGCTTCTGGGGGACCCCGGCCGCCGCGTCCGCTTCTTCGACCCGCTGAGGAACGAGTACTTCTTCGACCGCAACCGGCCCAGCTTCGACGCCATCCTCTACTACTACCAGTCGGGGGGCCGGCTGCGGAGGCCGGTCAACGTGCCGCTGGACATCTTCCTGGAGGAGATCCGCTTCTACCAGCTGGGGGACGAGGCCCTGGCGGCGTTCCGCGAGGACGAGGGTTGCCTGCCCGAAGGCGGCGTGGACGAgaagcccctgccctcccagcccttccAGCGCCAGGTGTGGCTGCTCTTCGAGTACCCCGAGAGCTCGGGGCCGGCCCGGGGCATCGCCATCGTCTCGGTCCTGGTCATCCTCATCTCCATCGTCATCTTTTGCCTGGAGACGCTGCCCCAGTTCCGTGCAGACGGCCGAGGTGGAAGCAATGGTGGTGATGTGGGCCGAGTCTCCCCGGCGTCCAGGGGCagtcaggaggaagaggaggaggatgacgATTCATACGTGTTTCACCCCGGCATCACCCCCGGGGGGATGGTGGCAGGGGGCTCATCCTCGCTAAGCACTCTGGGGGGCTCCTTCTTCACGGACCCCTTCTTTCTGGTGGAGACGCTGTGCATCGTCTGGTTCACCTTCGAGCTGCTGGTGCGCTTCTCCGCCTGCCCCAGCAAGCCGGCCTTCTTCCGCAACATCATGAACATCATCGACCTGGTGGCCATCTTCCCCTACTTCATCACGCTGGGCACCGAGCTggtgcagcagcaggagcagcagtcGGCCAGCGGAGGCGGCGGCCAGAACGGGCAGCAGGCCATGTCCCTGGCCATCCTCAGAGTGATCCGCCTGGTCCGCGTGTTCCGCATCTTCAAGCTCTCCCGCCACTCCAAGGGGCTGCAGATCCTGGGCAAGACCTTGCAGGCCTCCATGCGGGAGCTGGGGCTgctcatcttcttcctcttcatcgGAGTCATCCTCTTCTCCAGCGCCGTCTACTTCGCGGAGGCCGATGATGACGATTCACTCTTTCCCAGCATCCCGGATGCCTTCTGGTGGGCAGTGGTTACGATGACCACTGTAGGTTATGGGGACATGTACCCCATGACAGTGGGGGGCAAGATCGTGGGCTCGCTCTGCGCCATCGCCGGTGTCCTCACCATCGCCCTGCCCGTGCCCGTCATCGTCTCCAACTTCAACTACTTCTACCACCGGGAGAccgagcaggaggagcagggccaGTATACTCATGTCACCTGTGGGCAGCCTACCCCAGACCTGAAGGCAGCTGACAATGGACTTGGCAAACCTGAATTCTCTGAGGCCACCCGGGAGCGGAGACCCAGCTACCTTCCCACTCCACATCGGGGGTATGCAGAGAAAAGGATGCTCACTGAGGTTTGA